Proteins co-encoded in one Gemmatimonadaceae bacterium genomic window:
- the polA gene encoding DNA polymerase I, which yields MSDVAKPTAPRLFLVDGYALIYRAFFALMTRPLSTSRGENTSAAWGIANFLKRLLNTHKPELLGWVHDSGATFRDDLYPDYKATREKLTDELQADFDRGLERITQLLAAYHIPVMAVPGFEADDVIGTLAIKGVEAGYNVVIVSGDKDFQQLVRPGVWLLNPGRGGPASVEESWVGVENGSDRLGVPPERVVDYLAMVGDTSDNVPGVKGIGEKTAQELIAQFGPLEEILAHAAEVTKKRPREALLELADTARLSKQLVTIRCDVPIALDPKALQVDVPDLQALRHLYLELEFTSMLKDLGVADVTASPATGSASATATATTIPPRASGAPTGPDRPDAPDVRASDSGVSVLADATYVTVDSMAALDALLTRVRDVPFIALDTETITDVDSPVVVDALRAHLVGLSIAVAPGEAYYLPFAHRGDDGSGNLLLLSGESGIAGRRINAGTPEAVNLPPLDRTEMAPLRAMLEDASVRKIAQNAKYDVLVLRGCGVRLAGLEFDTMLASYVLDPGRRSHGLEVLALEFLGHTMTSYEQLCGKGRSQLPFNVVPVDAARDYSCEDVDVAMRLRARFEPMLADHGMRELLADMEVPLVEVLAEMEWEGIAIDLAWFASLKTRFKAEREKVEQAIYGEAGEEFNINSNPQLRKILFEKLGLPVKKKTATGPSTDASVLLELAEDGHTLPTLLMEYRELFKLEGTYIDALPRMINPRDQRLHTSYNQTVAATGRLSSSDPNLQNIPVRRELGREIRRGFVARDGWQLLSADYSQIELRLLAHLSGDPAFVSAFRAGGDIHRQTAAIIFGVDLAEVTGEMRARAKTINFATIYGQGAHALSQQLKIAHAEAKAFIETYFERFAGVKAFLEQCVTDAKQRGYAETLFTRRRYIPELAERNRNMRAFGERVAANAPIQGSAADLIKMAMIRIHRALERQQLASRMLLQVHDELVFEVAPGEEPTLRALVKQEMEGATSLNVPLLVDMGVGRDWVAAKS from the coding sequence GTGAGCGACGTCGCCAAACCCACCGCGCCACGTCTCTTCCTGGTCGATGGCTATGCCCTGATCTATCGGGCGTTCTTTGCCCTCATGACGCGTCCGCTGTCCACCAGTCGTGGAGAGAACACGTCCGCGGCGTGGGGCATCGCCAATTTCTTGAAGCGCTTGCTGAACACCCACAAACCCGAGTTGCTGGGGTGGGTGCATGACTCCGGGGCAACGTTTCGCGACGATCTGTACCCCGACTACAAGGCCACACGCGAGAAGCTCACCGACGAACTGCAGGCGGATTTCGATCGCGGGCTTGAGCGCATCACCCAGTTGCTGGCCGCGTATCACATCCCGGTCATGGCGGTACCGGGGTTTGAGGCCGACGATGTGATCGGCACCCTGGCGATCAAGGGCGTCGAGGCCGGCTACAACGTGGTGATCGTCTCCGGTGACAAGGATTTCCAGCAACTCGTGCGACCCGGCGTGTGGCTGCTCAATCCGGGTCGTGGTGGACCGGCGAGTGTCGAAGAGTCGTGGGTGGGCGTCGAGAACGGCAGTGACCGTCTCGGCGTGCCGCCGGAACGCGTGGTCGACTATCTCGCGATGGTGGGCGATACGTCCGACAACGTGCCGGGAGTGAAGGGCATCGGCGAAAAGACGGCGCAGGAACTGATCGCGCAATTCGGGCCGCTCGAAGAGATTCTGGCGCACGCCGCCGAGGTCACCAAGAAGCGGCCGCGTGAAGCGCTGTTGGAACTGGCCGATACGGCGCGGCTGTCGAAGCAGTTGGTGACTATTCGTTGCGACGTGCCAATCGCGTTGGACCCGAAGGCCCTGCAGGTGGATGTGCCGGACCTGCAGGCGTTGCGACACCTGTATCTCGAGCTCGAGTTCACGTCGATGCTCAAGGATCTCGGGGTCGCGGATGTCACCGCGTCACCCGCCACGGGGAGTGCGTCGGCAACGGCAACGGCGACGACGATTCCGCCACGCGCGTCAGGCGCACCGACTGGCCCGGATCGACCGGACGCGCCGGACGTGCGCGCCAGCGACAGTGGTGTGTCCGTGCTAGCCGATGCGACGTATGTCACGGTGGACTCGATGGCGGCGCTGGACGCGCTGCTGACGCGTGTGCGGGACGTGCCGTTCATCGCGCTCGACACCGAAACCATCACGGACGTGGATTCGCCGGTTGTCGTCGATGCCTTGCGCGCGCATCTGGTGGGCCTGTCCATCGCCGTGGCACCGGGCGAGGCGTACTACCTGCCGTTCGCGCACCGCGGAGATGACGGCAGCGGAAATCTGCTGCTGCTCTCGGGGGAATCCGGCATTGCCGGTCGACGCATCAACGCGGGGACACCGGAAGCGGTGAATCTCCCACCCCTCGACCGCACCGAGATGGCACCATTGCGCGCGATGCTGGAAGACGCGTCGGTTCGAAAGATCGCGCAGAACGCCAAGTATGACGTGCTGGTATTGCGCGGCTGCGGCGTGCGATTGGCCGGGCTGGAGTTTGACACCATGCTGGCCAGCTACGTGCTCGATCCCGGCCGGCGATCCCACGGTCTCGAGGTGCTGGCCCTCGAGTTTCTGGGTCACACGATGACGTCGTACGAGCAGCTGTGCGGCAAGGGGCGCTCGCAGCTGCCGTTCAATGTCGTGCCGGTGGATGCCGCGCGTGACTATTCGTGTGAAGACGTGGATGTGGCCATGCGTTTGCGCGCGCGGTTCGAGCCAATGCTCGCCGACCATGGGATGCGCGAGCTGTTGGCCGACATGGAAGTGCCGCTGGTTGAGGTCCTGGCTGAGATGGAATGGGAGGGTATCGCCATTGATCTCGCGTGGTTTGCCTCGCTCAAGACGCGATTCAAGGCCGAGCGGGAAAAGGTGGAGCAGGCCATTTACGGGGAAGCGGGGGAGGAGTTCAACATCAACTCCAATCCGCAGCTGCGAAAAATCCTCTTCGAGAAGCTTGGCTTGCCGGTCAAGAAGAAGACGGCGACCGGGCCGTCCACCGACGCGAGTGTGTTGCTGGAACTGGCCGAAGACGGCCACACGTTACCCACGTTGTTGATGGAGTATCGGGAACTCTTCAAACTCGAAGGGACCTACATCGATGCGCTGCCGCGGATGATCAATCCGCGTGATCAGCGCCTGCATACCTCGTATAACCAGACGGTCGCGGCGACGGGTCGGTTGTCGTCCAGCGATCCGAACCTGCAGAACATTCCGGTGCGACGCGAATTGGGACGCGAGATCCGACGGGGCTTTGTGGCGCGCGATGGATGGCAGTTGCTGTCGGCCGACTACTCGCAGATCGAGTTGCGGTTGCTGGCACATCTATCCGGCGATCCCGCCTTCGTGTCGGCATTCCGGGCGGGCGGCGATATTCACCGGCAGACGGCGGCGATCATTTTCGGCGTTGATCTGGCCGAGGTGACGGGTGAGATGCGCGCGCGCGCGAAGACCATCAACTTCGCGACCATTTACGGACAGGGCGCGCATGCACTGTCGCAGCAGCTCAAGATCGCGCATGCCGAGGCGAAGGCGTTCATTGAGACCTACTTCGAGCGTTTCGCCGGCGTGAAGGCGTTTCTGGAGCAGTGCGTGACGGATGCCAAGCAGCGCGGCTATGCGGAAACGCTGTTCACACGCCGCCGCTACATTCCGGAGCTGGCCGAGCGCAACCGCAACATGCGAGCGTTCGGCGAGCGGGTCGCGGCCAACGCACCGATTCAGGGATCGGCCGCCGATCTCATCAAGATGGCGATGATCCGCATCCATCGGGCATTGGAGCGTCAACAGCTGGCCTCTCGCATGCTGCTTCAAGTGCACGATGAACTGGTGTTCGAAGTGGCCCCTGGGGAGGAGCCGACGCTCCGCGCCCTGGTCAAGCAGGAGATGGAGGGAGCGACGTCACTGAACGTGCCCCTACTGGTGGACATGGGGGTGGGTCGGGACTGGGTGGCCGCAAAAAGCTGA
- a CDS encoding prepilin-type N-terminal cleavage/methylation domain-containing protein, producing the protein MSNSRTARGFTLIELLIVVVIIGILAAIAIPKFQNTKGKAFATSLKSDLRNLSSVQEDYFYYNETYATGMGSLTFVPSKGVIMTITEANGRGWSATATHPSAAPLTCAVFYGQASPVGAATAEGQVACQ; encoded by the coding sequence ATGTCCAACTCCCGCACGGCGAGAGGCTTCACCCTCATCGAATTGTTGATCGTGGTGGTGATCATTGGCATCCTCGCGGCCATCGCGATCCCGAAGTTCCAGAACACCAAGGGAAAGGCGTTCGCCACCTCGCTCAAGAGTGATCTGCGGAACTTGTCGTCGGTGCAGGAGGACTACTTCTACTACAACGAGACGTACGCCACGGGCATGGGGTCTTTGACGTTTGTGCCGTCCAAGGGTGTGATCATGACGATCACCGAGGCAAACGGACGCGGCTGGTCGGCCACCGCGACCCACCCCTCCGCGGCGCCACTCACGTGCGCGGTTTTCTATGGTCAGGCGTCGCCGGTTGGTGCGGCGACGGCCGAAGGACAGGTGGCCTGCCAGTAG
- a CDS encoding 1-acyl-sn-glycerol-3-phosphate acyltransferase, which produces MLYEALKPVIGIALHWYYRSLSIANLERIPREGPVFLAANHPNSLTDAMVVGWTSPRRVRFTAKATLFANPLSAGFLRAVGVVPLRRSADEKSSTPDGAPAPTVPDAARNAASFAAVADALAEQSCIVVFPEGKTHDEPYMAPVRTGLARMALMARDERGVQGIRIVPIGLLFERKAEPRTRILLQVGEPIDVDGLGSGPSTVATLTELIEQRLRAMTLNFESRADAERIQLLSETLVALMEPETSVDEGAPPLARTLALVRRIERAQQTLRARNDASTSARIDLFEQRLRAWRERLANARIDVHDVSIDLSTSLGARFVVREMAIATVMVPISLWGRVTHIVPIRLARYLALRNVTALDEPPMRTFIVGLVLVLASYVVLTTLVGLAFGPWWALAFFASLIPSASSDLRYGDRMRRVRARARAFRLFRKDPSLQASLLADADWLRVEAGALESIK; this is translated from the coding sequence GTGCTCTATGAAGCGCTCAAGCCGGTCATCGGCATCGCCCTGCATTGGTACTATCGCTCGCTGAGCATCGCCAATCTCGAGCGCATTCCGCGCGAGGGACCGGTGTTTCTGGCCGCGAATCACCCCAATTCCCTCACCGACGCGATGGTGGTGGGGTGGACGTCGCCACGGCGTGTACGATTCACCGCCAAGGCGACACTGTTTGCCAATCCGCTGTCGGCGGGATTTCTGCGCGCCGTCGGCGTGGTCCCCCTCCGTCGCTCGGCCGACGAGAAGTCTTCAACACCCGATGGCGCGCCGGCGCCGACGGTGCCCGACGCCGCGCGCAACGCCGCATCATTTGCCGCCGTGGCCGACGCACTCGCCGAGCAATCGTGCATTGTGGTCTTCCCGGAAGGCAAGACGCATGACGAGCCGTACATGGCGCCTGTCCGCACGGGCCTCGCGCGCATGGCGCTGATGGCGCGCGACGAACGCGGCGTGCAGGGCATTCGCATCGTGCCCATCGGGTTGCTGTTTGAGCGAAAGGCGGAACCGCGCACGCGCATCCTGCTGCAGGTGGGCGAGCCGATCGACGTGGACGGCCTTGGCAGCGGCCCTTCGACCGTGGCGACACTGACGGAGCTGATCGAGCAGCGTCTCCGCGCCATGACGCTCAATTTCGAGAGTCGCGCGGACGCCGAGCGCATCCAGCTGCTGAGTGAAACACTGGTGGCGCTGATGGAGCCTGAGACGAGCGTGGACGAAGGCGCGCCCCCATTGGCTCGCACGCTGGCGCTCGTGCGTCGTATCGAACGCGCCCAGCAGACGCTGCGCGCGCGGAATGATGCGTCCACGTCGGCACGCATCGATCTCTTTGAGCAACGGTTGCGCGCGTGGCGCGAACGGTTGGCCAACGCCCGTATCGATGTCCACGACGTGTCCATCGATCTCTCGACCTCACTCGGTGCGCGCTTCGTGGTGCGCGAGATGGCCATTGCCACCGTGATGGTCCCGATCAGCTTGTGGGGTCGTGTCACGCACATCGTGCCCATTCGGCTCGCGCGCTACCTGGCCCTGCGCAACGTCACCGCGCTGGATGAACCGCCGATGCGCACGTTCATCGTGGGCCTCGTCCTGGTGTTGGCGTCCTACGTCGTGCTCACGACGTTGGTGGGACTGGCCTTCGGACCGTGGTGGGCCCTGGCCTTCTTCGCGTCGTTGATTCCGTCGGCCAGCAGTGACTTGCGGTATGGGGACCGGATGCGTCGTGTCCGGGCACGCGCGCGCGCCTTTCGTCTCTTCCGAAAGGATCCCTCGTTGCAGGCGTCACTCCTGGCCGATGCCGATTGGCTGCGCGTGGAGGCGGGGGCGCTGGAGAGTATCAAGTAG
- a CDS encoding MFS transporter, with translation MATGQSASRGILNALGLHRRELRAWAMYDWAVSSMQTVISTAVFPIFFLKVAAAGMTPAQGTQALGVANTVAAVFIAVLAPILGAIADYKAAKKRFLVGFMLLGVTATALMFLIQHGQLLFASILFVLSMAGASGSMTFYESLLPHIAAEDEMDRVSTAGYALGYIGGGLLLAINLAWITNPAAFGLPSGDGLTPAQATLPSRLAFLSVGVWWLLFSIPVLRRVPEPPRTIEADEVATANPFVVAFTRLGETLRELRSYKQAALAMLAFTIYNDGIQTIVKMATAFGSEIGIGQQDLITAILLVQFIGIPFAFGFGALAGKLGTKRSIFLGLVVYTGICIFAYGIDSTREFYILACLVGLVQGGTQALSRSLFANMIPKHKSGEFFGFYSVFEKFGGILGPLVFAVAVGQSGSSRVAILWVIAFFVVGGALLAFVNVPEGERAARAADATARTIAN, from the coding sequence ATGGCCACTGGCCAATCGGCTTCCCGCGGCATCCTGAATGCCCTTGGTCTGCACCGCCGCGAGTTGCGGGCCTGGGCGATGTACGATTGGGCCGTCTCCTCGATGCAGACGGTCATCTCCACAGCCGTCTTTCCAATCTTTTTTTTGAAAGTCGCCGCTGCGGGCATGACACCGGCACAGGGCACCCAGGCGCTGGGTGTCGCCAACACCGTCGCCGCGGTATTCATTGCCGTCCTCGCGCCCATCCTTGGTGCCATCGCCGACTACAAGGCGGCGAAGAAGCGCTTTCTGGTGGGTTTCATGCTGTTGGGCGTGACGGCCACGGCGCTGATGTTCCTCATTCAGCACGGTCAGCTGCTGTTCGCGTCGATCCTGTTCGTGCTGTCGATGGCCGGCGCCAGCGGCAGCATGACCTTCTACGAATCGCTCCTCCCGCATATCGCCGCCGAGGATGAGATGGATCGCGTCTCGACCGCGGGATACGCATTGGGATACATCGGCGGTGGCCTGTTGCTGGCCATCAACCTGGCGTGGATCACCAACCCCGCCGCCTTTGGATTGCCATCAGGCGACGGACTGACGCCGGCCCAAGCCACCCTGCCTTCCCGTCTCGCGTTTCTCTCCGTGGGCGTGTGGTGGCTGCTGTTCTCCATTCCCGTGTTGCGACGGGTGCCTGAACCGCCGCGCACCATCGAGGCGGATGAAGTCGCGACCGCCAATCCATTCGTCGTAGCGTTCACGCGCCTGGGTGAGACGCTGCGCGAGCTGCGCAGCTACAAGCAGGCCGCGCTCGCGATGCTGGCGTTCACGATCTACAACGATGGCATCCAGACCATCGTGAAGATGGCCACGGCCTTCGGATCGGAAATCGGGATCGGACAGCAGGACCTGATCACCGCCATCCTGCTGGTGCAGTTCATCGGCATTCCGTTTGCCTTTGGCTTCGGTGCCCTGGCCGGCAAACTGGGCACGAAGCGTTCGATCTTTCTCGGCCTCGTGGTCTACACGGGCATCTGCATTTTCGCCTACGGCATCGATTCCACTCGCGAGTTCTACATTCTGGCCTGCCTGGTTGGATTGGTGCAGGGCGGCACGCAAGCGCTCAGCCGCTCGCTGTTTGCCAACATGATTCCGAAGCACAAGAGTGGTGAATTCTTCGGCTTCTACTCCGTGTTCGAGAAGTTCGGTGGCATTCTCGGCCCGCTGGTGTTTGCCGTCGCGGTCGGACAGAGCGGCAGCAGCCGCGTGGCCATCCTCTGGGTCATCGCGTTCTTTGTCGTGGGCGGCGCGTTGCTGGCCTTTGTCAACGTGCCCGAGGGTGAACGGGCGGCGCGGGCGGCAGATGCCACGGCACGCACCATTGCCAACTGA